The following are encoded in a window of Francisella tularensis subsp. tularensis genomic DNA:
- a CDS encoding lytic transglycosylase domain-containing protein — MINKKFITSCLLILSSTIGYSLTTQQVEYSQKAIDALAKKDYKSYYYYKSKLKDTSIYPYLQYKEISTDPDIFQQTTIDEYFKQDNNSYWQNRLSDDLAQYYAQKQEWKLFDKYYKGDLSISGKCWSMQAEYESGDKNKALNEYGQLWQNRVYMPAACNPMQKYWDNSDYKPSSYLTTKAYTLAFANKFDDSLWLLNTYVKDNKDYLNYITAWKQATKDPRKLDSFINRFHNYNHFDKVFVDISRDLIRKDVESYAKVWNNLKNKRYLSTKVKQQTISAIAVSFARSQSPQAKQWLSKVDKNYLDTTAWEWLLRVDLYNENFKDYIQTYNQLPKNSQQDQAWRYWLAYSYQQTGQKAKAEDIFESLTKTPLDYYSFLAADKLGKPYNFGNDVATALTNSETKKLLTEDTTVQAIDLYQIGQYKDSTSIWQWAIRNKLRDKQIDDIKQLARLAEDKQMYYAAIFNMSVIGSYNSIDMLFPKAFINIVNQNAQKFAIDKDLVLSIMRKESLFDISAGSSAGAKGLMQVTEPTAKFIAQKYKLSLVGDNSQGMTSQIFIPENNIKLGTANLYFLEKLFDKNPVLGIAAYNAGPGNVAKWLNENEVPAAIWIENIPFGETRHYVRKVLMYMIVYNNFVFKDKKDHISNFLGYKISDKQSFRK, encoded by the coding sequence GTGATTAATAAAAAGTTCATAACAAGTTGTTTATTGATTTTATCTAGTACTATTGGTTATAGTCTCACGACACAACAAGTTGAATATTCTCAAAAAGCTATAGATGCATTAGCTAAAAAAGATTATAAATCATATTATTATTATAAATCAAAACTCAAAGATACTAGCATTTATCCATACTTACAATATAAAGAAATAAGTACAGATCCAGATATTTTTCAGCAAACAACAATAGATGAGTATTTTAAACAAGACAATAACAGCTATTGGCAAAATCGCCTTAGCGATGATTTAGCGCAATATTATGCTCAAAAACAGGAATGGAAACTCTTTGATAAATATTATAAAGGTGACTTGAGTATATCTGGTAAGTGTTGGAGTATGCAAGCAGAATATGAATCAGGTGACAAAAACAAAGCATTAAATGAATATGGTCAACTTTGGCAGAATCGAGTATATATGCCTGCTGCATGTAATCCAATGCAAAAATATTGGGATAATTCTGACTATAAACCAAGCAGCTATCTAACAACTAAAGCATATACTCTTGCTTTTGCTAATAAATTTGATGATAGCCTGTGGCTATTAAATACTTATGTTAAAGATAACAAAGATTATCTTAATTATATAACGGCATGGAAACAGGCTACTAAAGATCCACGTAAATTGGATAGCTTCATTAATAGATTTCATAACTATAATCATTTTGACAAAGTATTTGTTGATATTTCTAGAGACCTAATAAGAAAAGATGTTGAAAGCTACGCAAAAGTATGGAATAACCTAAAAAATAAAAGATATCTAAGCACGAAAGTGAAGCAACAAACTATCTCAGCAATAGCAGTAAGCTTTGCAAGGTCACAATCACCACAAGCAAAACAGTGGCTAAGCAAAGTAGATAAAAATTATCTTGATACAACAGCTTGGGAGTGGTTGTTAAGAGTTGATCTATATAATGAGAACTTCAAAGATTATATACAAACATACAATCAGCTACCTAAAAATTCTCAACAAGACCAAGCATGGAGATATTGGCTAGCATATAGTTATCAACAGACAGGCCAAAAAGCAAAAGCTGAAGATATATTTGAGAGTTTGACTAAGACTCCTCTTGATTATTATTCATTCTTAGCGGCTGATAAGCTTGGTAAGCCATATAACTTTGGTAATGATGTTGCTACAGCATTAACTAATAGTGAAACTAAAAAACTACTAACAGAAGATACTACTGTGCAGGCTATTGACTTATATCAGATCGGTCAATATAAAGATTCAACAAGTATCTGGCAATGGGCAATTAGAAATAAGCTTAGAGATAAACAGATTGACGATATTAAACAACTTGCAAGATTAGCTGAGGATAAGCAAATGTATTATGCAGCTATATTCAATATGTCAGTTATTGGTAGTTATAATAGTATTGACATGCTCTTTCCGAAAGCTTTTATAAATATAGTTAATCAAAATGCTCAAAAATTTGCTATTGATAAAGATCTTGTTTTATCAATTATGCGTAAAGAATCACTATTTGATATTAGCGCGGGTTCTTCAGCTGGAGCAAAAGGATTGATGCAGGTTACAGAACCAACTGCAAAATTTATAGCTCAAAAATATAAATTATCTCTAGTTGGTGATAACTCTCAAGGTATGACTAGTCAGATATTTATCCCAGAGAATAATATTAAACTTGGAACAGCTAATTTATATTTCCTAGAGAAGCTTTTTGATAAGAATCCTGTGTTAGGAATAGCAGCTTATAATGCTGGTCCTGGTAATGTTGCTAAGTGGCTAAATGAAAATGAGGTTCCAGCAGCAATTTGGATAGAGAATATTCCATTTGGTGAAACACGTCATTATGTAAGAAAAGTTCTAATGTATATGATTGTATATAATAATTTTGTGTTTAAAGATAAAAAAGATCATATTAGTAATTTCTTGGGTTATAAGATATCTGATAAGCAAAGTTTTAGAAAATAA
- a CDS encoding DUF2254 family protein, which produces MFIIVISTFIIWIDDIVKLGQVRTSLARSEKYAYENIKKYVKDPYMGCNKFTVVKKLKSVPIYAGKYSFLTGISLENLNILCEKINAKVYIIRRNGEHLISSDVVAYVSSSKPLSQEIFDEVVKNFIFSQERSYSEDSLFGLTILSEISAKAFFNNDPGTVIKVIDSLTDILDCLFEIKPSQNVIYKNLYVKEIAIEEIIKSSFENIRSYGSSNILVAKRLQKSLAHIAKQLQNDEKKFVLEYLNNCFEQAKAQLSQVFEKNELEKFVKELQHNTN; this is translated from the coding sequence GTGTTTATTATAGTAATTTCTACTTTTATAATTTGGATAGATGATATTGTCAAACTTGGACAAGTAAGAACTTCATTAGCAAGGTCTGAAAAATATGCTTATGAGAATATTAAAAAGTATGTAAAAGACCCATATATGGGTTGTAATAAATTTACTGTTGTTAAAAAGTTAAAAAGTGTTCCTATTTATGCAGGAAAATATAGTTTTTTAACTGGTATCTCCTTAGAAAATTTAAACATATTATGTGAAAAAATTAATGCTAAAGTATATATCATAAGACGCAATGGTGAGCATTTAATAAGTTCTGATGTGGTAGCTTATGTGAGCTCATCTAAACCTCTCTCTCAAGAAATATTTGATGAAGTAGTTAAGAATTTTATATTCTCTCAAGAAAGAAGTTATTCAGAAGATTCTCTTTTTGGGCTTACAATACTCAGTGAAATCTCAGCTAAAGCATTCTTTAATAATGACCCTGGCACAGTTATCAAAGTTATTGATTCTCTTACAGATATACTAGATTGTTTATTTGAAATAAAACCTAGTCAAAATGTAATTTATAAGAATTTATATGTAAAAGAGATTGCTATTGAAGAGATTATTAAAAGTAGTTTTGAGAATATTAGAAGTTATGGGAGTAGTAATATTTTAGTGGCTAAACGTCTCCAAAAGAGTCTAGCACACATTGCTAAGCAACTTCAAAATGATGAAAAAAAATTTGTTTTAGAATATTTAAATAACTGCTTTGAGCAAGCAAAAGCACAGCTTTCTCAAGTCTTCGAAAAGAATGAATTAGAAAAATTTGTTAAAGAGTTGCAACATAATACTAATTAA
- the dnaE gene encoding DNA polymerase III subunit alpha: protein MISHLRVHTGYSVVDSTVRLGDLFARAKDKNIVAVALTDVCNLFAAVKFYKQALASGIKPIFGVELKVDTEFGICDLVLLAENNQGYQNIVKLVSKAYQEADRFGSIPLIPKSWLSEVKLESVICLNGGQQGELGKAILAKDYIKADEIIKQNIEIFGTNNYIIEIHKLEYENEGLYNEKALEYASKYNLIAVATNLTVFMEADDYDIHEIRACINEKTTILDESRKSKFTKEQYLKSADEMYETFSALPVLVDNTLAIAKRCNVTFELGKPCLPTVNIPAGLTEKEYFSKLCYQGLDKRLEKILENRSADKHEHIIKVYKDRLQREIDIICDMGFPGYFLIVEDFIRWSKENDIPVGPGRGSGAGSMVAYSLLITDIDPLPYGLLFERFLNPERVSMPDFDIDFCIQGRDRVIKYVEQKYGKESVAQIITYGTMAAKGVVRDVVRVMGQSFGFGDRIAKLIPETLGTTFKKILHEGEPLYEEVQADEDVAEIIEKAQKLEGLPRSLGKHAAGIVISPTKISDFAPVYCEDKGGDIVTQFDKGDVEDVGLVKFDFLGLKNLTIINNTVKSINAKRPADQKPLDIADIPLDDQKTFKLLQAGNTTGIFQLESQGMRQIVKDLGTSNFEEIIALVALYRPGPMENIPTFIDRKHGRKQITYLHPLLEGVLKETYGIPVYQEQVMQMAQKLAGYTLGGADLLRRAMGKKKPEEMEKQRKIFKEGAAKHHNIDTKLADEIFDQMEAFAGYGFNKSHAAAYALIAYQTAWLKAHYPDEYMAALMSGDMGNTDQLVKFILDCKNMGITVLAPNVNKSVYDCIAVSKGTILLGLGAIKGLGGEAIKSILTERDIAGEFSSIFDLCRRVDLRKVNKKALEALCYAGAIKDISKNRATAFNSIEKAIKNAGYVNEMNAAGQDDLFGFTEQESDTDAELERECIVEEWNLKELLINEKKALGMYFSGHIIDEESHWRNHVSFSDLEKIQQPNMDGNSVRIIASMITPPARRKTKTGRVLYIINIDDEFDRADCLISEEVFASVKDSIDVDDIVVVEGKVSRDVQRECNKLSVDKVQPISQYIDENFSKVELTLRSQNINPTNLKKVLSNLKENIASTNIQKQNILEITVSLGDVDGKFDYLQKPFSIYKFVNDVSKLIAEGSTVSLSGV, encoded by the coding sequence ATGATTTCTCATCTTAGAGTTCATACCGGATATTCTGTTGTTGATAGTACAGTGCGCCTAGGCGATCTTTTTGCAAGAGCAAAAGATAAAAATATTGTTGCAGTAGCTCTTACTGATGTATGTAATTTATTTGCTGCAGTTAAGTTTTATAAACAAGCTTTAGCTAGTGGGATTAAGCCAATCTTTGGAGTTGAGCTAAAGGTCGATACTGAATTTGGCATATGTGATTTAGTATTATTAGCGGAGAATAATCAAGGTTATCAAAATATTGTTAAACTAGTCTCAAAAGCATATCAAGAAGCTGATAGGTTTGGTTCAATTCCTCTTATACCTAAATCTTGGCTTAGCGAGGTAAAACTAGAAAGTGTCATTTGCTTAAATGGTGGTCAACAAGGAGAGTTAGGCAAAGCTATCTTAGCTAAAGACTATATCAAAGCAGATGAGATTATTAAACAAAATATTGAGATATTCGGGACTAATAACTATATCATTGAGATTCATAAGTTAGAGTATGAGAATGAAGGTTTGTATAATGAAAAAGCTCTAGAATACGCAAGTAAGTACAATCTCATAGCTGTAGCAACAAACTTAACTGTATTTATGGAAGCAGATGATTATGATATTCATGAAATTAGAGCCTGTATCAATGAGAAGACAACAATATTAGATGAGTCGCGTAAATCTAAATTTACTAAAGAACAATATCTAAAATCAGCTGATGAAATGTATGAAACTTTCTCTGCACTGCCAGTACTTGTAGATAATACACTAGCAATTGCTAAGCGTTGTAATGTCACATTTGAGTTAGGTAAGCCGTGTTTACCGACTGTCAATATTCCAGCTGGTTTAACAGAAAAAGAGTACTTTTCAAAACTGTGCTATCAAGGTTTAGATAAGCGTTTAGAAAAAATTCTAGAAAATAGGTCAGCTGATAAGCATGAACATATCATAAAAGTCTATAAAGATAGGCTACAACGAGAAATTGATATCATTTGTGATATGGGTTTCCCAGGATACTTTCTGATTGTCGAAGATTTTATCCGCTGGTCAAAAGAAAATGATATCCCTGTTGGACCAGGTCGCGGTTCTGGTGCTGGTTCAATGGTGGCGTATTCTTTGTTAATTACTGATATAGATCCATTACCTTATGGATTACTTTTTGAGAGGTTTTTGAATCCTGAAAGAGTATCAATGCCAGATTTTGATATAGATTTTTGTATTCAAGGTAGAGATAGGGTTATCAAGTATGTTGAGCAAAAATATGGCAAAGAGAGTGTCGCACAGATTATTACCTATGGTACGATGGCTGCTAAAGGTGTTGTGCGTGATGTTGTACGGGTAATGGGCCAAAGTTTTGGTTTTGGTGATAGGATTGCGAAGTTAATACCAGAAACACTGGGGACAACATTTAAGAAAATTCTTCATGAAGGTGAGCCATTGTATGAGGAAGTGCAAGCAGATGAGGACGTTGCCGAAATTATCGAGAAGGCTCAAAAACTTGAAGGTTTGCCGCGTAGCTTAGGTAAGCATGCTGCTGGAATTGTGATATCACCGACAAAAATTTCTGATTTTGCACCTGTGTATTGTGAGGATAAGGGTGGAGATATTGTAACGCAATTTGATAAAGGTGATGTTGAAGATGTTGGTCTGGTTAAATTTGACTTTTTAGGACTAAAAAACTTAACGATCATCAATAATACTGTTAAAAGCATTAATGCTAAAAGACCAGCTGATCAAAAACCTTTAGATATCGCTGATATACCTTTAGATGATCAAAAAACATTTAAGCTGTTACAAGCTGGTAATACTACGGGGATATTTCAGCTTGAGTCTCAAGGTATGCGTCAGATTGTCAAAGACCTTGGTACTTCTAATTTTGAGGAGATTATTGCTCTAGTAGCGTTATATCGTCCGGGACCGATGGAGAATATCCCAACATTTATTGATCGTAAGCATGGTAGAAAACAGATTACTTACTTGCATCCGTTACTTGAAGGAGTACTAAAAGAAACTTATGGTATTCCAGTATATCAAGAGCAGGTTATGCAGATGGCACAAAAACTTGCAGGCTATACTCTTGGTGGAGCAGACTTATTACGCCGTGCTATGGGTAAGAAAAAACCTGAAGAGATGGAGAAACAGCGTAAAATCTTTAAAGAAGGTGCCGCTAAACATCATAATATTGATACCAAGCTTGCTGACGAGATATTTGACCAAATGGAGGCTTTTGCTGGTTATGGTTTTAACAAATCACATGCTGCTGCATATGCCTTGATTGCGTATCAAACAGCTTGGTTAAAAGCACATTATCCAGATGAATATATGGCTGCCCTTATGTCTGGAGATATGGGGAATACTGATCAGCTCGTTAAATTTATCCTAGATTGTAAAAATATGGGTATCACAGTTCTAGCACCTAATGTAAACAAAAGTGTCTATGACTGTATAGCTGTCTCAAAAGGAACGATCTTGCTTGGCTTAGGAGCTATCAAGGGGCTTGGTGGTGAGGCTATCAAAAGTATACTTACAGAGAGAGATATAGCTGGAGAGTTTAGCTCTATATTTGATTTATGTCGCAGGGTTGATTTACGCAAAGTTAATAAAAAAGCGCTTGAAGCACTATGTTATGCAGGCGCTATCAAAGATATCTCTAAAAATAGAGCAACAGCATTTAACTCTATCGAAAAAGCCATCAAAAATGCTGGTTATGTCAATGAGATGAATGCTGCTGGGCAGGATGATTTATTTGGTTTTACAGAGCAAGAGAGTGATACTGATGCAGAACTAGAGAGAGAATGTATAGTAGAAGAGTGGAATCTCAAAGAGTTGCTTATTAATGAGAAAAAAGCTTTAGGAATGTATTTCTCAGGACATATTATTGACGAGGAGAGCCACTGGCGCAATCATGTTAGCTTTAGCGACCTTGAAAAAATTCAACAACCTAATATGGATGGTAATTCCGTAAGAATTATCGCAAGTATGATAACTCCACCAGCAAGACGTAAAACTAAGACTGGTCGAGTTTTATATATTATCAATATTGATGATGAGTTTGATAGAGCTGATTGTTTGATTAGTGAAGAGGTTTTTGCTAGTGTTAAAGATAGTATCGATGTTGATGATATTGTTGTTGTAGAGGGCAAAGTTAGTCGTGATGTGCAACGAGAATGTAATAAGCTAAGTGTAGATAAAGTTCAACCAATATCACAATATATTGATGAAAATTTTAGTAAAGTTGAACTAACATTAAGAAGTCAAAATATAAATCCTACTAATCTCAAAAAAGTTCTCAGTAATCTCAAAGAAAATATAGCCTCAACCAATATCCAAAAACAAAATATTTTAGAAATAACGGTTTCTCTTGGTGATGTTGATGGTAAGTTTGATTACTTACAAAAGCCATTTTCTATCTACAAATTTGTCAATGATGTTAGCAAGCTAATAGCTGAGGGTAGCACAGTTAGTTTGAGTGGGGTTTAA
- a CDS encoding peptide deformylase codes for MMVVNIKMQQMKSQFIQYNDSNNKVLYQKCKPVADIQNAEIQNIITEMHEKMQGNGIGLAANQIGYPYQIFMIEFDSSNARYPFSFDSVPYQVFINPKITKASKQRVSFWHGCLSALGEKRGKLATYKEIEYEAYNQHGEKITGKLDSIAAIIFQHEFNHLLGSVYVDFDTEYIDNEELQAKFASGELKPYQECGEEVPLLLEKYQIGKNI; via the coding sequence ATGATGGTTGTAAATATCAAAATGCAACAAATGAAATCCCAATTTATACAGTATAACGACTCAAACAATAAGGTCTTGTACCAAAAATGTAAACCTGTAGCAGATATTCAAAATGCTGAAATACAAAATATTATTACAGAAATGCATGAAAAAATGCAAGGTAATGGTATAGGATTGGCTGCTAATCAAATTGGTTATCCTTACCAAATATTTATGATAGAGTTTGATAGCTCAAATGCAAGATATCCATTTAGCTTTGATAGTGTACCATATCAGGTGTTTATAAATCCTAAAATTACAAAAGCCTCAAAACAAAGAGTAAGTTTTTGGCATGGATGTTTGAGTGCCTTAGGTGAGAAAAGAGGCAAGCTAGCTACTTATAAAGAGATTGAATATGAGGCATATAACCAACACGGTGAGAAAATTACAGGTAAACTTGACTCTATAGCAGCTATAATATTTCAGCATGAATTTAATCATCTACTTGGCTCTGTCTATGTTGATTTTGATACTGAGTATATCGATAACGAAGAACTACAAGCTAAATTTGCTAGTGGTGAACTTAAACCTTACCAAGAATGTGGTGAAGAAGTTCCACTATTATTAGAAAAATACCAAATAGGTAAAAATATATAA
- a CDS encoding lipoprotein-releasing ABC transporter permease subunit, whose product MFKSLPLFIGLRYIRAKKRNRFISIISAISFLGISLGVAVLITVMSVMNGFDQQIKSKILMMVPPLKVYQLGGEVTDWPNLAKEVEKSTPSVTAVAPIVESQGLLSANSGSSTTAFVQIQGIEPKYQTKVLPIAEHIVDGKLSSLDDNQGYNIVLGSVLADNLGVKVGDKVTLIVPKISLTPAGMIPRIKQFRVSGIFSVSYQYDAYYAMINIKDAQKVFETGNSVSSLQLSVKNIYDAPLVKDKLNDGTIPPYYFTRDWTDENKSFFDALKMEKTMMFFILLLIITVAVFNLLSSLVMVVTDKRSDIAILRTMGMSSRQIITVFIYQGFIIGLIGTVIGVLLGILLSTYATEIVNFIQNLTGKQFLSASVYLINYIPSELMWSDVIKVTLVSMFLSFLATLYPAWSASKVQPVEALRYE is encoded by the coding sequence ATGTTTAAAAGCTTACCACTATTTATCGGATTAAGATATATCCGTGCTAAGAAGCGTAACCGGTTTATATCTATTATATCGGCAATATCATTTTTGGGTATTTCTCTAGGTGTGGCTGTACTTATCACAGTGATGTCGGTTATGAATGGGTTTGATCAGCAGATCAAAAGCAAAATTCTAATGATGGTACCACCTTTAAAAGTGTATCAATTAGGTGGGGAAGTTACTGATTGGCCAAACTTAGCTAAAGAAGTTGAGAAAAGTACTCCAAGTGTTACTGCAGTAGCTCCGATAGTAGAATCACAAGGTTTACTTAGTGCAAATAGTGGTAGTAGCACGACAGCATTTGTACAAATTCAGGGTATAGAACCTAAGTATCAAACCAAAGTACTACCTATAGCTGAGCATATTGTCGATGGTAAGCTGTCATCGTTAGATGATAATCAAGGTTATAATATAGTTTTAGGTAGTGTCTTGGCTGATAATTTAGGTGTTAAAGTTGGTGATAAGGTGACTTTAATCGTACCAAAGATTAGTCTAACGCCGGCTGGGATGATCCCAAGAATTAAGCAGTTTAGAGTGTCTGGAATATTCTCTGTGAGCTATCAATATGATGCTTATTATGCGATGATTAATATTAAGGATGCACAAAAAGTTTTTGAGACGGGTAATTCAGTATCATCTCTTCAACTAAGTGTAAAAAATATCTATGATGCACCACTTGTTAAAGACAAACTCAATGATGGTACCATTCCTCCTTACTATTTCACTCGTGATTGGACGGATGAGAATAAATCTTTCTTTGACGCCTTAAAAATGGAAAAAACGATGATGTTTTTTATCCTATTACTAATAATTACTGTCGCTGTATTTAACTTATTATCATCTTTAGTTATGGTTGTCACTGATAAGCGTAGTGATATAGCTATTCTTAGAACTATGGGGATGTCATCGCGACAAATTATAACGGTATTTATATACCAAGGTTTTATTATTGGTTTGATAGGTACAGTTATTGGTGTATTGCTTGGTATACTTCTTTCAACTTATGCCACAGAGATAGTTAATTTTATCCAGAATCTTACTGGTAAGCAATTTTTGAGCGCAAGTGTTTATCTTATAAATTATATCCCATCGGAGCTTATGTGGTCAGACGTTATAAAAGTTACTTTGGTTTCTATGTTTTTAAGTTTCTTAGCGACACTTTATCCTGCTTGGAGTGCTTCTAAGGTTCAGCCAGTGGAGGCTTTAAGATATGAATGA
- the lolD gene encoding lipoprotein-releasing ABC transporter ATP-binding protein LolD: MNDVVLSCKNVSKKYTEFKTDIAILKDVNLEIKKGEKVAILGLSGSGKTTLLNVLGGLDKCSAGEVYLMGERFDNQSVNKRAKMRNKHLGFIYQLHHLLPEFTAIENVMIPLAITKKYTKKESIKLANEILKKVGLDHRADHKPAELSGGERQRVAIARALVTNPNCILADEPTGNLDSQRSESIFALMQQLSDDFGTSFVIVTHDEKLASRMNKIYRLVDGELELVINSN; encoded by the coding sequence ATGAATGATGTTGTTTTAAGTTGCAAAAATGTTTCAAAAAAATATACAGAATTTAAAACTGATATAGCTATCTTAAAAGATGTAAACCTCGAGATTAAAAAAGGTGAAAAAGTTGCTATCCTTGGATTATCCGGATCAGGTAAGACTACATTGCTAAATGTTTTAGGTGGACTAGATAAATGTAGTGCCGGTGAAGTATATTTGATGGGTGAGAGGTTTGATAATCAATCTGTTAATAAGCGTGCAAAAATGCGTAATAAGCATCTAGGATTTATCTATCAATTACATCACCTATTACCAGAATTTACAGCTATTGAGAATGTAATGATTCCATTAGCTATCACTAAAAAATATACTAAAAAAGAGTCAATAAAACTTGCTAATGAAATTCTCAAAAAAGTTGGTCTTGATCATCGTGCTGATCATAAACCGGCTGAACTTTCAGGTGGGGAGCGCCAAAGGGTAGCTATTGCTAGAGCATTAGTTACAAATCCAAATTGTATTCTTGCAGATGAGCCTACTGGTAACCTAGATAGTCAAAGATCAGAGAGTATATTCGCATTGATGCAACAGCTAAGTGACGATTTTGGCACAAGTTTTGTGATTGTCACCCATGATGAGAAATTAGCCAGCCGGATGAATAAAATTTATCGCTTAGTAGATGGTGAATTAGAGTTAGTTATAAATTCTAACTAG